One window of Halopseudomonas maritima genomic DNA carries:
- a CDS encoding LysM peptidoglycan-binding domain-containing protein, whose amino-acid sequence MHISVPAILPKLLSAASLGAMLLIAGCQTTDSQGYRQTGQLSTPSEPVSASPFRTPSVAPSVRSPIPEASKPHTLWARIRAGFTLDPAAIDNPRIDQQRIAFASQTRYFELTSARAQRYLYYVVEQLDERQMPLELALLPFIESAYNPQAVSSAQAAGLWQFIPSTGRNFSLRQDWWYDGRRDVTASTTAALDYLTLLNNYFDGDWLLALAAYNCGEGCVGRAIKRNEALGLPTDYWNLQLPRETMNYVPKLLALAQIVDSPTAYGTVLPSLANEPYFAGVAIDQQIDLHKIAELAELSTDELLSLNPAFNQRVTAPNGEYQLLIPVDHVEQFTTALASLPADERVNYQHYSVRRGDTLSQIARRHQLSVSVIRDINNINGNLLRVGQTLMLPELGGSAPATNAAASALASSAEPLRYRIRSGDNLWTIARAHGTTVNRIKRDNNLASNGLTVGDTLILQAAASTGGSDTRRVAYTVRSGDSLYTIAQRFNVDVDKIRDWNQLGRYLQPGQQLTLFVR is encoded by the coding sequence ATGCATATTTCGGTACCTGCCATCTTGCCCAAGTTGCTGTCAGCAGCCTCCCTCGGAGCCATGCTGCTGATTGCCGGCTGCCAAACCACCGACAGCCAGGGCTACCGACAGACAGGCCAACTTAGCACCCCCAGCGAGCCTGTCAGCGCTTCACCTTTCCGCACCCCGTCTGTTGCCCCCTCCGTCCGCTCACCAATTCCTGAAGCTAGCAAGCCCCATACCCTCTGGGCCCGCATTCGCGCCGGTTTCACCCTCGACCCAGCCGCTATCGACAACCCACGCATCGACCAGCAGCGCATCGCCTTTGCCAGCCAGACCCGTTACTTTGAACTGACCTCCGCCCGCGCCCAGCGTTACCTCTACTACGTCGTTGAGCAGCTGGACGAACGCCAGATGCCGCTGGAACTCGCGCTGCTGCCGTTTATTGAAAGTGCCTACAACCCGCAGGCCGTTTCCAGTGCCCAGGCCGCCGGGCTCTGGCAGTTTATTCCTTCAACCGGCCGCAACTTCTCCCTGCGCCAGGACTGGTGGTACGACGGCCGCCGTGACGTTACCGCCTCCACCACCGCTGCGCTCGATTACCTGACGCTGCTGAATAACTACTTTGATGGCGACTGGCTGCTGGCGCTGGCGGCTTACAACTGCGGCGAAGGCTGCGTTGGTCGCGCCATAAAACGTAACGAAGCACTCGGTCTGCCGACCGACTACTGGAATCTGCAGCTGCCGCGCGAAACCATGAATTACGTGCCCAAACTGCTGGCGCTGGCACAGATTGTCGACAGCCCCACCGCCTACGGCACCGTACTACCCAGTCTGGCCAACGAGCCCTACTTTGCCGGGGTGGCCATCGACCAGCAGATCGACCTGCACAAGATTGCCGAGCTCGCCGAGCTATCGACCGACGAGCTGCTGAGCCTCAACCCGGCGTTCAACCAACGCGTCACCGCCCCCAACGGTGAATATCAGTTGCTGATCCCGGTCGATCACGTTGAGCAGTTCACCACAGCGCTGGCCAGCCTGCCGGCTGATGAGCGAGTCAATTACCAGCACTACAGCGTGCGCCGCGGCGACACCCTGTCGCAAATCGCTCGCCGTCACCAACTCAGCGTCAGCGTGATTCGCGACATCAACAATATCAACGGCAACCTGTTGCGCGTTGGCCAAACCCTGATGCTGCCAGAGCTCGGCGGCAGCGCACCGGCCACCAACGCCGCCGCCAGCGCGCTGGCCAGCAGCGCTGAGCCATTGCGCTATCGTATTCGCTCAGGCGATAACCTCTGGACCATCGCCCGCGCCCACGGCACCACCGTCAACCGCATCAAGCGCGACAACAACCTGGCCAGCAACGGTCTGACCGTAGGCGACACCCTGATTCTGCAGGCCGCCGCCTCAACTGGCGGTAGCGACACCCGCCGCGTGGCCTACACGGTGCGCTCAGGCGACTCGCTCTACACCATCGCCCAGCGCTTCAATGTTGATGTAGACAAGATCCGTGACTGGAACCAGCTTGGTCGCTACCTGCAGCCAGGCCAGCAACTGACGCTGTTCGTCCGCTAG
- the gloB gene encoding hydroxyacylglutathione hydrolase: protein MSTFIALPAFNDNYIWLLLDEQRQQVAVVDPGDARPVVVWLGRNPEYSLSHILVTHHHPDHVGGINTLKASTQCKVWGPAHETIPGRDRALEDGERISLFGLELEVIAVPGHTLGHIAFFCDNAGDPWLLSGDTLFAGGCGRLFEGTPEQMHQSLSRLAALPDSTRIYCTHEYTLANLRFAQAVEPDNDDIRVRLEVVEELRADDRMTLPTDLALEKRTNPFLRSECDAVTQAASAQAGRSLAPGPETFAAVRKWKDSF from the coding sequence ATGTCCACCTTTATCGCGCTACCGGCATTCAATGACAACTATATCTGGCTGTTGCTCGACGAGCAGCGCCAACAGGTCGCGGTGGTCGACCCCGGCGACGCCCGGCCGGTCGTCGTCTGGCTCGGGCGCAACCCCGAGTACAGCCTTAGCCATATTCTGGTGACCCACCACCATCCTGATCACGTTGGCGGTATCAACACGCTCAAGGCCAGCACCCAATGCAAGGTCTGGGGGCCAGCTCACGAAACTATCCCCGGCCGGGACCGAGCCCTGGAAGATGGGGAACGGATCAGTCTGTTTGGTCTCGAGCTGGAAGTGATTGCTGTACCAGGCCACACCTTGGGCCATATCGCCTTCTTCTGCGACAACGCCGGAGACCCCTGGCTGCTCAGCGGCGACACCCTGTTTGCCGGTGGTTGCGGCCGCCTGTTTGAAGGTACACCAGAGCAGATGCACCAGTCATTGTCGCGCCTGGCTGCGCTGCCGGACAGCACCCGCATTTACTGCACCCACGAGTACACCCTGGCAAACCTGCGTTTTGCGCAAGCGGTAGAGCCCGACAATGACGACATCCGCGTACGCCTGGAAGTGGTCGAAGAGCTGCGCGCTGACGACCGCATGACCCTGCCGACCGACCTTGCCCTGGAAAAGCGCACCAACCCCTTTTTACGCAGCGAATGCGACGCTGTGACGCAGGCCGCCAGTGCGCAGGCCGGTCGCTCGCTGGCGCCCGGTCCAGAGACCTTCGCTGCCGTACGGAAATGGAAGGACAGCTTTTAA
- a CDS encoding class I SAM-dependent methyltransferase, whose protein sequence is MARGEATRSISQADLLRLLQEARHWLGSPAGLMLLDAERAVQREVLAACFGQHMVQYGLAPQLLTPEVRVLRHCWLLDMNGEGGSIASEEAHWPFAPQALDVVVLHHGLDFSLSPRALLREASQAVRAGGHLLIFGFNPLSTWGWQHYLGRDWFGEAGFVSPARLEDWLELLGFAVEKRLDGCYRPPLASPTWLQRLAFLESFGQRGGLPGGGFYCLLARRQMLGATPQRERGRVFPTLVMPPLAAGSRRAQKRNGHDPSD, encoded by the coding sequence ATGGCACGTGGCGAGGCCACTCGTTCAATCAGTCAGGCTGACCTGTTGCGGTTGCTTCAGGAGGCGCGCCATTGGCTTGGCTCGCCGGCCGGCTTGATGCTGCTGGATGCCGAGCGGGCGGTACAGCGCGAGGTGCTGGCGGCCTGCTTCGGTCAGCACATGGTGCAGTACGGGTTGGCCCCGCAGCTGCTGACACCCGAGGTGCGAGTGCTGCGTCACTGCTGGTTGCTGGATATGAACGGCGAGGGCGGCAGCATCGCGTCGGAGGAAGCCCACTGGCCCTTTGCGCCGCAAGCGCTGGACGTTGTGGTGTTGCACCACGGGCTGGATTTCAGCCTGTCGCCACGGGCGCTGTTGCGCGAGGCCAGTCAAGCCGTGCGGGCGGGCGGCCACCTGCTGATTTTTGGCTTCAACCCCTTGAGCACCTGGGGCTGGCAACACTATCTGGGGCGTGACTGGTTTGGTGAGGCCGGCTTTGTCAGTCCGGCGCGCTTGGAGGACTGGCTGGAGTTGCTTGGCTTTGCGGTGGAGAAACGTCTGGATGGGTGTTATCGTCCGCCGCTTGCATCGCCGACCTGGCTGCAGCGCCTGGCTTTCCTTGAATCCTTCGGACAGCGTGGTGGCCTGCCAGGCGGCGGATTTTACTGCCTGCTGGCGCGCCGTCAGATGCTCGGTGCCACACCGCAGCGCGAGCGCGGCCGGGTCTTCCCCACGTTGGTGATGCCGCCTCTGGCCGCCGGTAGCCGACGGGCGCAGAAACGGAATGGTCATGACCCAAGCGATTGA
- the rnhA gene encoding ribonuclease HI, producing the protein MTQAIEIFTDGACKGNPGPGGWGVLLRLGEHEKRLYGGELETTNNRMELLAAIRGLEALKRSASVILTTDSQYVMKGVREWMPNWKKRGWKTASKQPVKNVDLWQQLDALVSQHEVEWRWVRGHTGHRENELADELANMGVQYILSERKG; encoded by the coding sequence ATGACCCAAGCGATTGAAATTTTTACCGATGGTGCCTGCAAGGGCAACCCTGGGCCGGGTGGCTGGGGCGTGTTGCTGCGATTGGGCGAGCATGAAAAACGCCTGTACGGCGGCGAACTGGAAACCACCAACAACCGCATGGAGCTGCTGGCTGCCATCCGTGGTCTGGAAGCCCTCAAACGCTCTGCGTCGGTGATTCTGACCACGGATTCGCAATACGTCATGAAGGGCGTGCGCGAGTGGATGCCCAACTGGAAAAAGCGTGGCTGGAAAACCGCCAGCAAGCAGCCGGTGAAAAACGTCGATTTGTGGCAGCAACTCGACGCACTGGTCAGCCAGCATGAGGTGGAGTGGCGCTGGGTGCGCGGACATACAGGGCACCGGGAGAATGAACTGGCCGACGAGCTGGCCAACATGGGTGTGCAGTACATCCTCAGTGAACGGAAGGGTTAA
- the dnaQ gene encoding DNA polymerase III subunit epsilon has translation MREVVLDTETTGIEHKEGHRIIEIGCVEVIGRRLTGRHYHVYINPERDIDEGAQAVHGISSEFLADKPLFADIADDFMNFITGARLVIHNAAFDVGFIDSELTRLNRGHGVVAEHCSVLDTLAMAREKHPGQRNSLDALCKRYGVDNSQRDLHGALLDAEILADVYLTMTGGQTALSLAANGQGDGEGGNTASAIRRIDPALRQQLQVLRANDVELQAHEARLDALEKAAGFAFWRGAPEQQG, from the coding sequence ATGCGTGAAGTGGTACTGGATACCGAAACAACGGGTATCGAGCACAAGGAAGGGCATCGGATTATCGAGATCGGCTGTGTCGAGGTGATTGGCCGGCGCCTGACCGGGCGGCACTATCACGTCTATATCAACCCCGAGCGAGACATTGATGAAGGTGCCCAGGCGGTGCACGGCATTTCCAGCGAGTTTCTTGCGGACAAGCCGCTTTTCGCCGATATCGCCGATGACTTCATGAACTTCATCACCGGGGCCCGGTTGGTCATCCATAACGCCGCGTTTGACGTTGGCTTTATCGACAGTGAGCTGACCAGGCTCAATCGCGGGCATGGTGTCGTGGCGGAGCACTGTTCGGTGCTGGATACCCTGGCCATGGCGCGGGAAAAACACCCTGGGCAGCGCAACAGCCTGGACGCCCTGTGCAAGCGCTATGGCGTAGATAACTCGCAGCGTGATCTGCACGGCGCCTTGCTCGATGCCGAGATCCTGGCAGACGTCTACCTGACCATGACCGGCGGCCAGACCGCGTTGTCGCTGGCCGCTAACGGCCAAGGCGATGGCGAGGGTGGTAACACCGCCAGCGCCATTCGCCGCATCGACCCGGCGCTACGCCAGCAACTGCAGGTACTGCGCGCCAATGACGTCGAGCTGCAGGCCCACGAGGCGCGCCTGGACGCGCTGGAAAAGGCGGCCGGCTTCGCCTTTTGGCGAGGTGCGCCAGAGCAGCAGGGTTGA
- the nhaB gene encoding sodium/proton antiporter NhaB, which produces MSDALIPALAQNFLGQAPGWYKRTIVAFLLLNPLAMWLLGPYLTGWLLVVEFIFTLAMALKCYPLLPGGLLALEALLIGMATPDALYREVLGNFPVILLLMFMVAGIYFMKDLLLLTFTKLILGVRSKSVLALLFCLVAAVLSAFLDALTVTAVIITVAVGFYGVYHKVASTVPGDDGTLDPDEDPRQREHLEQFRAFLRSLLMHGAVGTALGGVCTLVGEPQNLLIAGVAGWDFVEFFLLMAPVSMPVLASGLVTCLLLEKTSWFGYGARLPRPVRRVLEDFATAEQAKRRGPQRAALLIQALAAVLLVIGLALHLAEVGFIGLMVIILIASFNGITDEHQIGKAFQEALPFTSLLIVFFAIVAVIHEQHLFSPVIHAVLALPPEQQPSMFFIANGVLSMISDNVFVATVYISEVKQALDAGEISPLQFERLAIAINTGTNLPSVATPNGQAAFLFLLTSAIAPLVRLSYGRMVFMALPYTLVLGGVGLFAVTYWL; this is translated from the coding sequence ATGTCTGATGCCCTTATCCCGGCGTTGGCGCAGAACTTTCTCGGCCAGGCGCCGGGTTGGTACAAGCGCACCATTGTCGCCTTCTTGCTGCTCAATCCGCTGGCCATGTGGCTGCTTGGCCCCTACCTGACCGGCTGGCTGCTGGTGGTAGAGTTTATCTTTACCCTGGCCATGGCCCTTAAATGCTACCCCCTGCTGCCCGGCGGCCTGCTGGCGCTGGAGGCCCTGCTGATCGGCATGGCCACACCCGACGCGCTATACCGGGAGGTGCTCGGCAACTTTCCGGTGATACTGCTGCTGATGTTCATGGTGGCGGGCATCTACTTCATGAAGGATCTGCTACTGCTGACCTTCACCAAACTGATCCTCGGTGTGCGCTCCAAATCCGTGCTGGCGCTGCTGTTTTGCCTGGTCGCAGCCGTGCTGTCGGCGTTTCTCGATGCGCTGACGGTGACCGCTGTGATCATTACGGTTGCGGTGGGCTTCTACGGCGTTTACCACAAGGTTGCCTCCACCGTACCCGGGGACGATGGCACCCTGGACCCAGACGAGGACCCACGTCAGCGAGAGCACCTGGAGCAGTTTCGTGCCTTTCTGCGCAGCCTGTTGATGCATGGCGCGGTGGGCACCGCACTGGGTGGCGTCTGCACCCTGGTGGGCGAACCGCAGAACCTGCTGATAGCGGGCGTTGCAGGCTGGGACTTTGTTGAATTCTTCCTGTTGATGGCGCCGGTCAGCATGCCGGTGCTGGCCAGCGGACTGGTGACCTGCCTGCTGCTGGAGAAGACCAGCTGGTTTGGCTACGGCGCTCGCCTGCCGCGTCCGGTACGCCGAGTGCTGGAGGATTTTGCCACCGCCGAACAGGCCAAACGCCGAGGCCCGCAGCGTGCAGCGCTGCTGATTCAGGCACTCGCCGCGGTGTTGCTGGTTATCGGTCTGGCGCTACACCTGGCCGAGGTCGGATTTATTGGCCTGATGGTGATCATTCTGATCGCCTCATTCAACGGCATCACCGATGAGCACCAGATTGGCAAAGCGTTCCAGGAGGCACTGCCGTTCACTTCGCTGCTGATAGTGTTTTTTGCCATCGTGGCGGTGATCCACGAGCAGCACCTGTTCAGCCCGGTTATCCATGCGGTGCTGGCCTTGCCGCCCGAGCAGCAACCCAGCATGTTCTTTATTGCCAACGGCGTGCTGTCGATGATCAGCGACAACGTATTCGTCGCTACCGTTTACATCAGCGAGGTCAAGCAAGCGCTGGATGCCGGTGAGATCAGCCCGCTGCAATTCGAGCGTCTGGCTATTGCCATCAATACCGGCACCAACCTGCCAAGCGTGGCAACCCCCAACGGTCAGGCGGCCTTCCTGTTTCTGCTGACGTCAGCTATCGCGCCGCTGGTGCGCCTGTCCTATGGCCGCATGGTGTTTATGGCGCTGCCCTACACGCTGGTGCTGGGTGGTGTGGGGTTGTTTGCGGTGACGTATTGGCTGTAA